Proteins found in one Herbiconiux sp. A18JL235 genomic segment:
- a CDS encoding pirin family protein codes for MDSLEVIAAREVPLGGPRAMTVYRTLPSRERTTIGAWCFIDHYGPSRVTETGGMVVPPHPHTGLQTVSWLFAGEIEHRDSVGSHAFVRPGTLNLMTAGHGISHSEVSTAATTTLHGVQLWVALPDASRDVAPFFESIDAATTTIGDSTVSVFVGSLGDASVAATTFSPLVAAEILLPAGGRTELPLDAAFEHGVLVDAGPVEVDGESFDRTELVYLGEGRASVSLEAGEHPVRLVLIGGTPFGERLLMWWNFVGRTHEEVVGFRDEWQRESGFEGTSDAAARRFGATDHHYTGKPLPAPVLPGVRLQPRR; via the coding sequence ATGGACAGCCTCGAGGTGATCGCCGCGCGCGAGGTGCCCCTCGGCGGTCCGCGCGCCATGACGGTCTACCGCACCCTGCCCAGCAGAGAGCGCACGACCATCGGGGCCTGGTGCTTCATCGACCACTACGGGCCGTCGCGGGTGACCGAGACCGGGGGCATGGTCGTGCCGCCGCATCCGCACACCGGGCTGCAGACCGTGAGCTGGCTGTTCGCCGGCGAGATCGAGCACCGCGACTCGGTGGGCAGTCACGCCTTCGTGCGGCCGGGCACCCTCAACCTCATGACCGCCGGGCACGGCATCTCGCACTCCGAGGTGTCGACGGCGGCCACGACGACGCTGCACGGGGTGCAGCTCTGGGTCGCACTGCCCGACGCCTCGCGCGACGTCGCACCGTTCTTCGAGAGCATCGATGCGGCCACGACGACGATCGGCGACTCCACGGTGAGCGTGTTCGTGGGCTCGCTCGGCGACGCCTCCGTCGCGGCCACCACGTTCTCGCCGCTCGTCGCCGCCGAGATCCTGCTGCCGGCCGGCGGGCGCACGGAGCTGCCGCTCGACGCCGCCTTCGAGCACGGCGTGCTCGTCGACGCCGGCCCGGTCGAGGTCGACGGCGAGTCGTTCGACCGCACAGAGCTGGTCTACCTGGGCGAGGGCCGCGCATCCGTGTCGCTGGAGGCGGGCGAGCATCCGGTGCGCCTCGTGCTCATCGGTGGCACGCCGTTCGGCGAGCGGCTGCTCATGTGGTGGAACTTCGTGGGGCGCACCCATGAGGAGGTCGTCGGCTTCCGCGACGAGTGGCAGCGCGAGTCGGGCTTCGAGGGTACCTCGGATGCCGCGGCTCGCCGCTTCGGAGCCACCG